CGGGAGATTCCCATGCTGCCGGTGACTCCCAGCGTGTCGCGCTCGTCCTCATCCAACGGCTGGCGCGGCGCCGTCAGACGATGCCCGGTGGCCGGATCGACGGCGTGCAGCGGCTCGCGCCAGGTGTAACGGAACGTCTGCGCGGCCGGCGCAGGAGACGCGCCGACAAGACAGGCAGCGAGCATGGCGAGAAGTGCGGTGGCGATTGCAGGCATGCGGACCGCGCTGCGGCGGATGATTCAAACACGGCCGCGCGCGCGCGTCACATCGTGCTTGCGTGTCGGCCATCGCGCTGCAACAGTCCCGGCGCCGCCGGGTCGGGCGGCAGCCGGCATGAAGCGCGCGCGTCCCAGGCTGCTCGTCATCGGCGTCGATACCGGCGGCACCTTCACCGACATCGTCTATCGCGACGGCACGCGTGGCGGCCGCCTCAAGCTGCTTTCGACGCCGCAGGATCCCGCCGAGGCCGTGCTCGAGGGCTTGCGGCGGCTGTTCGGCCAGCGGCGCCCCGATCTGCTCACCTACGGAACCACCGTGGCCACCAACGCCATGCTCGAGCGCCGCGGTGCCCGAACGGCCCTCGTGACGACGGCCGGCTTCGAGGACGTCCTCGAGATCGGCCGCCAGGCACGGCCCGACCTCTATGATCTGGAGCCGCAGAAGCCCGAGCCGCTGGTCGAACGGGGCCTGCGGCTCGGCGCGGCCGAGCGCAGCCTCTTCGACGGGCGCGTGCTGCTCGCCCTGAGCCAGGCCGAGTGCCGCCGCATCGTCAGCGCGATTCGGGCGAGCAGGGCCGAGTCGGTGGCCGTCTGCTTCCTCCACTCGCACGTCTCGCCCGCGCACGAGCGCCGGATCGGACGGGCGCTGCGAGCGCTGCGCGTGCCCGTGACGCTGTCGCATGCGCTGTCGCCGGTGGCCGGCGAATACGAGCGTACGAGCACGGCGGTCGCCAATGCCTACGTGCAGCCGAAGGTGCAGGGCCACATCCGCGCGCTGGCGCGCGACAGCCGGGCAGCGACGTTCCGCGTGATGCAGTCCAACGGCGGAGCCGTCGGCGCCGCCACGGCTGCGCGCGAGCCGGTGCGAACGATGCTGTCCGGCCCGGCCGGCGGCGTCGCTGCCGCCGCCGAGGCCGCAAGGCGCGCCGGCATCGCACGCATCGTCACGCTCGACATGGGCGGCACATCCACCGACGTGGCGTTCGTGCAGGGCGAGCCGGCGCGGCGTGCAGTTACCGAGATCGGCGGCCTGCCGCTGCGCGTGCCGTGCCTCGACATTCACACGGTGGGCGCAGGCGGCGGCTCCATCGCGCGCGTCGACGAGGGCGGAGCGCTCGTGGTCGGGCCCGAGAGCGCCGGCGCCGACCCCGGCCCGGCCTGCTACGGCCGCGGCGACAGGGCCACCGT
This is a stretch of genomic DNA from Candidatus Limnocylindrales bacterium. It encodes these proteins:
- a CDS encoding hydantoinase/oxoprolinase family protein, whose amino-acid sequence is MKRARPRLLVIGVDTGGTFTDIVYRDGTRGGRLKLLSTPQDPAEAVLEGLRRLFGQRRPDLLTYGTTVATNAMLERRGARTALVTTAGFEDVLEIGRQARPDLYDLEPQKPEPLVERGLRLGAAERSLFDGRVLLALSQAECRRIVSAIRASRAESVAVCFLHSHVSPAHERRIGRALRALRVPVTLSHALSPVAGEYERTSTAVANAYVQPKVQGHIRALARDSRAATFRVMQSNGGAVGAATAAREPVRTMLSGPAGGVAAAAEAARRAGIARIVTLDMGGTSTDVAFVQGEPARRAVTEIGGLPLRVPCLDIHTVGAGGGSIARVDEGGALVVGPESAGADPGPACYGRGDRATVTDANVVLGRLPAQHFLGGTMQLDLERARRAVMAVAARMNGSRGRSRSTGSVVEEAAEGIVRVIEGNMERAIRVITVQRGEDPRTCTLLPFGGAAGLHACGLCEQIGFADIFIPPDPGLLSAHGVLGGRVIVDRIVSLHAVDPQLGWLQRKAAPAEAAARRALANEGFGAGEIGVTTVVRARYRGQAIELEVPLDRELRRRFDAQHAARFHTSDDTRPLEVVGLRVTASSSARRPFAPRASGAATARAAAHVQAFVDGRPCQVPLFVREQLGAGATIVGPAVIAEYSSTTYVAPLWRARVDAAGALRLSRQRRVR